Proteins from a genomic interval of Orbaceae bacterium lpD02:
- a CDS encoding thiol:disulfide interchange protein DsbA/DsbL, with protein MSKFISKIVVIILSLTLVNSTFAVLLENKDYVILEKPVSTSPSSSTQVEVIEFFSYGCPYCYTLEPQINAWLSQKPDNVNFTRVAIPRKGKWVEYARLFYALEMISHQEQERMTPLIYAAIHDQGLNFGNINEIFDWAESENVDRALLEKFYNSQDVTEKLSQAVTLAQAYNLQYVPSIYIDGKYQILINSANQYQDVKDKLNEFIEILGN; from the coding sequence ATAGTTGTCATAATTTTGTCTTTAACATTGGTGAATAGCACTTTTGCTGTATTGCTAGAAAATAAAGATTATGTCATTCTTGAAAAACCAGTCAGTACCTCTCCCAGCAGTAGCACGCAGGTAGAAGTGATTGAGTTTTTTTCCTATGGTTGTCCATACTGCTATACCCTAGAGCCTCAAATTAATGCATGGTTATCGCAAAAGCCTGATAATGTTAATTTTACACGTGTTGCAATTCCTCGTAAGGGCAAATGGGTTGAATATGCGCGCTTATTTTATGCTTTAGAGATGATTTCTCATCAAGAGCAGGAGCGTATGACGCCACTTATTTATGCCGCTATTCATGATCAAGGCTTAAACTTCGGTAATATAAATGAAATTTTTGATTGGGCCGAAAGTGAGAATGTTGACCGTGCTTTACTCGAAAAATTTTACAATTCACAAGACGTGACCGAAAAACTAAGCCAAGCGGTTACATTGGCGCAAGCTTATAATCTACAATATGTTCCCTCTATTTATATTGATGGAAAATATCAAATACTCATTAATAGCGCTAATCAATACCAAGACGTTAAAGATAAATTAAACGAGTTTATTGAAATATTAGGTAACTAG